In one Nicotiana tomentosiformis chromosome 6, ASM39032v3, whole genome shotgun sequence genomic region, the following are encoded:
- the LOC104118994 gene encoding glucan endo-1,3-beta-glucosidase 13 has protein sequence MIRGFRIIIFATSLLLMILGICRASKVGVCYGRNADDLPTPDKVVQLIQLHNIKYVRMYDSNIQVLKAFANTGIELMIGIPNSDLLAFAQFQSNANTWLRNSILPYYPATKITYITVGAELTEAPNSTSALVVPAMQNVLTALRKARLHKRIKVSSTHSLGVLSRSFPPSAGAFNSSHAFFLKPMLEFLAENQSPFMIDLYPYYAYRDSSTNVSLDYALFEASSEVIDSNTGLLYTNMFDAQLDAINYALMGLNFKTVNIMVTETGWPSKGSPKETAATPDNAQTYNTNLIRHVINNTGTPAKPGVAIDTYVFSLFNENRKPGLASERNWGLFFPDQTSVYNLDFTGKGAIDVTTDGNATSSNGTWCIASSSASEADLQNALSWACGSGNVDCSAIQPSQPCFEPDNTASHASYAFNSYYQQNGATDIACSFGGVGVRTNKNPSYDNCLYATMGGKKAIASNATASPTKSSSSPQRSSGWTQHLLIAFPLFLLVPF, from the exons ATGATAAGAGGATTTAGAATCATAATTTTTGCAACTTCTCTGCTCTTAATGATTCTTG GCATTTGCAGAGCAAGCAAAGTTGGAGTTTGCTACGGACGAAATGCGGATGATCTTCCTACGCCTGATAAAGTTGTGCAGCTCATTCAACTGCACAACATTAAATATGTAAGGATGTACGACTCTAATATCCAGGTCCTCAAGGCCTTTGCGAACACCGGAATTGAGCTTATGATTGGAATTCCAAACTCAGACTTGTTGGCGTTCGCTCAGTTCCAGTCCAATGCTAATACATGGTTAAGAAACAGCATACTTCCTTACTATCCAGCCACAAAAATCACTTACATAACTGTTGGTGCTGAACTCACGGAAGCCCCAAATAGTACATCTGCGCTGGTCGTACCTGCAATGCAAAATGTGTTGACGGCGTTGAGAAAAGCTCGTCTTCATAAGAGGATTAAAGTCTCTAGTACACATTCATTGGGCGTATTATCCCGGTCATTCCCACCTTCCGCAGGTGCATTTAACAGTAGTCATGCCTTTTTTCTCAAACCCATGTTGGAATTCCTTGCAGAGAATCAATCACCTTTTATGATCGACTTATATCCATATTACGCATATAGAGATTCTTCGACTAATGTGTCCTTAGACTATGCTTTATTCGAGGCATCTTCCGAAGTGATTGATTCCAACACTGGTCTACTCTACACGAACATGTTCGATGCCCAGCTTGATGCTATTAACTATGCTTTAATGGGTCTAAATTTCAAAACAGTTAATATCATGGTCACTGAGACAGGCTGGCCATCTAAAGGATCTCCAAAAGAGACGGCCGCAACTCCAGATAATGCACAGACTTACAACACAAATTTGATTCGACATGTTATCAACAATACTGGAACTCCCGCTAAGCCAGGAGTGGCAATTGATACTTACGTTTTCTCGTTATTCAATGAGAACAGGAAGCCTGGTTTAGCATCTGAGAGGAACTGGGGTTTATTTTTCCCGGACCAGACAAGTGTATATAACCTTGATTTTACTGGAAAGGGTGCTATAGACGTGACTACAGATGGAAACGCTACCAGTTCAAATGGAACCTGGTGCATCGCTTCATCTTCTGCGTCTGAAGCTGACCTTCAGAATGCCTTGAGTTGGGCTTGCGGTTCTGGAAATGTCGACTGCTCCGCTATACAACCTAGCCAACCTTGTTTTGAGCCTGATAACACTGCATCTCATGCATCTTATGCATTCAATAGTTACTACCAGCAAAATGGAGCTACTGACATTGCTTGCAGTTTTGGAGGAGTTGGCGTCAGAACGAATAAGAACCCAA GTTATGACAACTGTCTCTACGCGACCATGGG GGGTAAAAAGGCTATCGCTAGTAATGCAACGGCTAGTCCTACCAAGTCTTCATCATCCCCTCAAAGGAGTTCGGGGTGGACTCAACATCTACTTATAGCTTTTCCTTTGTTCCTCCTGGTACCCTTTTGA
- the LOC104118995 gene encoding profilin-1, whose protein sequence is MSWQTYVDEHLLCDIEGNHLTAAAIVGHDGAVWAQSSNFPQFKPEEIKAIMNDFEEPGTLAPTGLHLGGTKYMVLQGEAGVVIRGKKGPGGITIKKTNMAILIGIYDEPMTPGQCNLVVERLGDYLLEQGF, encoded by the exons ATGTCGTGGCAAACTTACGTCGATGAGCACCTTTTGTGTGACATCGAGGGCAACCACCTGACCGCCGCCGCTATCGTCGGCCACGACGGCGCCGTTTGGGCTCAAAGCTCCAATTTCCCTCAG TTCAAACCCGAGGAGATTAAGGCCATTATGAATGATTTTGAGGAACCCGGTACACTTGCTCCTACTGGCCTACATCTTGGTGGCACAAAATACATGGTCCTTCAAGGTGAAGCAGGTGTTGTCATTCGAGGAAAGAAG GGACCGGGTGGTATTACTATCAAAAAGACTAATATGGCTATACTTATTGGCATTTATGATGAGCCAATGACTCCTGGACAGTGTAACCTGGTTGTCGAGAGGCTCGGCGATTATCTCCTTGAACAAGGTTTTTAA